One genomic segment of Hordeum vulgare subsp. vulgare chromosome 2H, MorexV3_pseudomolecules_assembly, whole genome shotgun sequence includes these proteins:
- the LOC123427185 gene encoding UDP-rhamnose/UDP-galactose transporter 6-like has translation MAPGSKAEKKAALDAGAWMFNVVTSVGIIMVNKALMATHGFSFATTLTGMHFATTTLMTLVMKWLGYVQPSHLPLSELVKFVFFANLSIVGMNVSLMWNSVGFYQIAKLSIIPLLCIMEVLFENFRYSRDTKLSIVVVLVGVGVCTVSDVSVNAQGLVAAVIAVCGTALQQHYVNYLQRKYSLNSLKLLGHTAPAQAASLLILGPFVDFWLTRNRIDTFHYTSTVTFFIVLSCVISVGTNLSQFICIGRFTAVTFQVIGHMKTILVLTLGFLLFGKEGLNFHVAFGMILAIVGMIWYSSASSKPGGKERQGVASEKAQKSPQSELDDKV, from the exons ATGGCACCAGGAAGCAAGGCAGAGAAAAAAGCAGCATTGGATGCTGGGGCATGGATGTTCAATGTTGTAACTTCGGTTGGCATAATCATGGTCAACAAGGCCTTAATGGCTACACATGGTTTTAGCTTTG CCACAACATTGACTGGGATGCATTTTGCAACTACCACTTTGATGACATTGGTAATGAAATGGTTGGGATACGTTCAGCCGTCTCATTTACCTCTGTCGGAGCTAGTAAAGTTTGTATTTTTCGCAAACCTATCAATTGTTGGGATGAATGTTAGCTTGATGTGGAACTCTGTTGGCTTTTATCAG ATTGCGAAGCTATCTATTATTCCACTTCTATGCATTATGGAGGTCCTGTTTGAAAATTTTCGTTACTCGAGGGATACAAAGCTTAGTATAGTGGTTGTCCTTGTAGGTGTGGGAGTGTGTACAGTTTCTGATGTTAGTGTAAATGCGCAAGGACTGGTAGCTGCTGTAATAGCAGTTTGCGGCACTGCATTACAACAGCAT TATGTCAATTACCTTCAACGGAAGTACTCGCTCAACTCACTCAAACTCTTGGGTCACACTGCACCAGCTCAAGCAGCTTCACTGTTGATATTAGGCCCATTCGTGGACTTCTGGCTGACCAGGAATAGAATCGACACTTTTCACTACACCAGCACAGTGACG TTCTTCATTGTGCTGTCATGCGTTATTTCAGTCGGGACCAATCTCAGCCAATTCATTTGCATTGGGAGATTCACCGCCGTCACATTTCAAGTGATCGGTCACATGAAGACAATTCTCGTGCTAACCCTGGGATTTCTGTTGTTCGGGAAAGAAGGCCTGAATTTCCACGTGGcgtttgggatgatcctcgccatTGTTGGAATGATATGGTACAGCAGCGCGTCTTCGAAGCCCGGAGGCAAGGAGCGGCAGGGCGTGGCGAGCGAGAAGGCCCAGAAGTCGCCACAGTCGGAGCTGGACGATAAAGTATGA